One segment of Bradyrhizobium sp. WD16 DNA contains the following:
- a CDS encoding acetyl-CoA acetyltransferase has product MSASIVGWAHSPFGKLENETVESLIVRVASDAIADAGIAPGDVDEIVLGHFNAGFSPQDFTAALVLQADPALRFKPAVRVENACATGSAAVHQGLKAIAAGAARLVLVVGVEQMTRTPGPEIGRNLLKASYLLEDGDTPAGFAGVFGKIAEQYFQRYGDQSDALAMIAAKNHKNGVANPYAQMRKDLGYDYCRSEGEKNPFVAGPLKRTDCSLVSDGAAALILADAETARSMRKAVTVRATAHAQDFLPLSKRNILEFEGCSVAWGRALERAGVTLADLSFVETHDCFTIAELIEYEAMGLTAKGQGACAVKEGWTQVGGKLPVNVSGGLKSKGHPIGATGVSMHVMTAMQLAGEAPEGMQLKAPKLGGIFNMGGAAVANYVSILEPSR; this is encoded by the coding sequence ATGAGCGCATCGATCGTCGGCTGGGCCCATTCGCCCTTCGGCAAACTGGAAAACGAAACGGTCGAAAGCCTGATCGTGCGGGTGGCGAGCGACGCCATTGCCGACGCCGGCATTGCGCCGGGCGATGTCGACGAGATCGTTCTCGGCCACTTCAATGCCGGCTTCTCGCCCCAGGACTTCACCGCCGCACTGGTGCTGCAGGCCGATCCGGCGCTGCGCTTCAAGCCGGCGGTGCGGGTGGAGAATGCCTGCGCCACCGGCTCGGCGGCCGTGCATCAGGGGCTCAAGGCCATCGCCGCAGGAGCGGCGCGCCTCGTCCTCGTCGTCGGCGTCGAACAGATGACGAGGACGCCTGGGCCGGAGATCGGCCGCAACCTGCTCAAGGCGTCCTATCTGCTCGAGGATGGCGACACCCCCGCCGGCTTCGCCGGCGTCTTCGGCAAGATCGCCGAACAATATTTCCAGCGTTATGGCGACCAGTCCGACGCCCTCGCCATGATCGCGGCCAAGAACCACAAGAACGGCGTCGCCAATCCTTACGCCCAGATGCGCAAGGATCTCGGCTACGATTACTGCCGCTCCGAGGGCGAGAAGAATCCCTTCGTCGCCGGTCCGCTGAAGCGCACCGACTGTTCGCTGGTGTCCGACGGCGCCGCGGCCCTGATTCTGGCGGATGCCGAGACCGCTAGGTCGATGCGCAAGGCGGTGACGGTGCGCGCCACCGCGCATGCCCAGGATTTCCTGCCGCTCTCCAAGCGCAATATCCTTGAATTCGAAGGCTGTTCGGTGGCCTGGGGCCGCGCGCTGGAGCGCGCCGGCGTCACGCTCGCCGACCTCTCCTTCGTCGAGACCCACGACTGCTTCACCATCGCCGAGCTGATCGAATACGAGGCCATGGGGCTGACGGCCAAGGGGCAGGGCGCCTGCGCCGTCAAGGAAGGCTGGACGCAGGTCGGCGGCAAGCTGCCGGTCAATGTCTCCGGCGGCCTCAAGTCCAAGGGCCATCCGATCGGCGCGACCGGCGTCTCCATGCATGTGATGACCGCGATGCAGCTCGCCGGCGAGGCGCCGGAAGGCATGCAGCTCAAGGCGCCCAAGCTCGGCGGCATCTTCAACATGGGCGGCGCGGCCGTTGCGAACTACGTCTCGATCCTCGAGCCGTCGCGTTGA
- a CDS encoding amidase, which yields MSTALPTLDALAAALADGRTTSRALVEDCLARIADQGGEGARAFVSVDPARVRRAADAMDGLRAAGAAPSRFAGIPISVKDLFDVTGEVTRAGSKVLADAAPAAQDAEVIVRLRAAGFIVIGRTNMTEFAYSGLGINPHYGTPAAPWQRATPRVPGGSSSGAAVSVADGMAHAAIGTDTGGSSRIPAAFTGIVGYKPTARLMPQDGIVPLAPSLDAAGPLARSVRCCASLHALMSGAKESKVDELPLGGLRLAVPQTLAMDDLDPEVATTFKAALSRLSSAGVRVSDVAFDAFAKIPPMSSKGGFPAMESYAWHKPLIETRRDLYDPRVISRIMRGADATAADYLALLADRKTLVAAAEAQLAPFDALVLPTAAIVPPRIADLSTDEAYARANILALRNTTLINLIDGCAVSLPVHRAGEAPVGLMLACRGGDDARLFALAAAVEQLFASS from the coding sequence GTGTCCACCGCCCTTCCCACCCTCGACGCGCTTGCCGCTGCCCTGGCTGACGGCCGTACCACCAGCCGGGCGCTGGTTGAAGATTGTCTCGCCCGCATCGCCGATCAGGGCGGCGAAGGCGCGCGCGCCTTTGTGTCGGTCGATCCCGCGCGGGTGCGTCGCGCCGCCGACGCCATGGACGGCCTGCGGGCGGCGGGCGCCGCGCCCTCGCGCTTCGCCGGCATTCCGATTTCGGTCAAGGACCTGTTCGACGTTACCGGCGAAGTCACCCGCGCCGGCTCGAAGGTGCTGGCGGATGCCGCACCGGCGGCGCAGGACGCCGAGGTGATCGTCCGGCTGCGGGCCGCCGGCTTCATCGTCATCGGCCGCACCAACATGACCGAGTTCGCCTATTCGGGGCTCGGCATCAATCCGCATTATGGCACGCCCGCCGCCCCCTGGCAGCGCGCGACGCCGCGGGTGCCCGGCGGCTCGTCCTCGGGCGCGGCGGTCTCGGTCGCCGACGGCATGGCCCATGCCGCGATCGGCACCGACACCGGCGGCTCGAGCCGGATCCCGGCGGCCTTCACCGGCATCGTCGGCTACAAGCCCACCGCGCGGCTGATGCCGCAGGACGGCATCGTACCGCTCGCCCCCTCGCTCGACGCCGCCGGGCCGCTGGCGCGTTCGGTGCGCTGCTGCGCCAGCCTGCATGCGCTGATGAGCGGCGCCAAGGAGTCAAAAGTCGATGAACTGCCGCTCGGCGGGTTGCGCCTCGCCGTGCCGCAGACGCTGGCCATGGACGATCTCGACCCCGAGGTCGCGACCACGTTCAAGGCCGCGCTGTCGCGCCTGTCGTCAGCGGGCGTGCGGGTCAGCGACGTCGCCTTCGATGCATTCGCAAAAATTCCGCCGATGAGCAGCAAAGGCGGCTTCCCGGCGATGGAAAGCTATGCCTGGCACAAGCCGCTGATCGAAACCAGGCGCGACCTCTACGATCCGCGGGTCATCAGCCGCATCATGCGCGGCGCCGACGCCACGGCCGCCGATTATCTCGCGCTGCTCGCCGACCGCAAGACGCTCGTCGCCGCCGCCGAAGCGCAGCTGGCGCCATTCGACGCCCTAGTGCTGCCGACCGCCGCCATCGTGCCGCCGCGCATCGCCGATCTTTCAACCGACGAGGCCTATGCCAGGGCCAACATCCTGGCGCTGCGCAACACCACGCTGATCAACCTGATCGACGGCTGCGCCGTCTCGCTGCCGGTTCACCGCGCCGGCGAGGCGCCGGTCGGCCTGATGCTGGCCTGCCGCGGCGGCGACGATGCGCGCCTGTTCGCGCTGGCGGCGGCGGTGGAGCAGCTGTTCGCTAGC